GTATTTTATCTACGGTGCCATCAGAGCCCACAAAACCTTGTAGAAGACTCTGAAACCCGCCGAACGAAAACTGATATATGGGGCGCACACCGCCGGTCAGATTTTGAAGGGTCTTATAGAAGCGGTCGGCCTCCGGTGTAAGTTCTCCAGTTTGTGTACGCCGTAATCCTGTAACTCCTGGGTCGTTTTCATAGTTAACCCATAGAGCGTCGCGTGCGGCCGCCAGTTTTTCTTCTGCTTCTGCAGGCGTAATAGGGTATTGGCTCAGGTCCTGACCGCCGAACTGTAGAAGAGCAATGCCATAGGCGCCGAAGTAGTCAAATAAAGTAGTGTCGCCCATAACACCACACATCGGCAGTGAGCCTTGATAATTTACGTCTAGATCCACTTGTGCCAGTGCGAGTTTGTTTTCCCGTTCTACTGCAGCGCCCGCTACATGGCCTCCCATGGAGAAGCCGGAGATAAGATATCTTGAAGGCTCCGATAAGCCTGTTATTTCACCGAAAGCGAGCGCGAGTTTATTAGTGTCTACCAAGCCTGCACGCACATCATAGAAATTTGCGCTGTAACTGGAAGCAGCCCACGCATAACCTTGAGCAAGCAGATATTCACGTAATGGGTGGTTGTCTACCCTTAATCTTTCTGGCTCATCACCCCTGAAGCCGTGCGCCCACATAATTAAAGTGCCATTCCAATCATCTGGTACTTCGATGCGATAAATCGCTCCGTCGAGTACGTCAGCAAATTGCGTTACACCGTCAATGGGTTCGAAGTTGGCTGTGATATCGGCTTGGGCGATTGTAAAATCGCCGTCAGCTATCCGCTGAGCTTGGGTTTTTTCTTCAATTGGGACGGGGGTTGAAGCCTGGTCATCGTCATCACTTCCGCCACCGCCGCCGCCGAAACAGCCACTTAATACAATTGCGCTGATCGCAACACCTAAATATGCCGTTCTCTTCAAAGCATTCATTTTTATTCTCCTGACAGGCAAAGCCAAAATTGTTTTTGTTGGGGCAGACCTGGGCTGGCATTGCTGAATTAGAGTAAAGCCTCAAAAAGCGGGCACGGCAAGAGAGGTAGAGGTTATTTGCCCCTGCTTCGCGGCCATGGATAGGCCAGCATTGATTAAATGGATGAACATGTCGGCGAACTCACCCAAATGGGTGACCTTTTGCGTTGAACGGGAGGCCAAAGGTCCGCAGAATAAGCGAAAAGAATTTCATTAACCCTTTCAGGGGGTTGTCGAGGCAAGTCAATTTCGTGACAATCAGTTCGTCTGTTGCGCTTGTTTCAGACCTATAACAATAATTTTGCAAAGAAAGGTCAGTAGGATGTCATTCGCTGACCTGACTGCTGTGTACAGTCCCTGTCTTTGCCCCGGAGAAAGCATGCCTTTGGACTCCCGATTTTCAATCGAGCCTCTTATGAGACTGATCACCCTGGTGTTGGTGGCCGTGGTGGTGATTCTGCTCGGGCGTCTCACCTGGATGATCATCGAACCTTCCAGCATATTGCCTGCGGCGGACGGCAGCCGCCTTGATCCGGTCGCCAGTGGCCCAGCCTCAGCGGCGATGCGTGGTTATGATGATGTAGCCGCGTTATCCGTATTCGGCGCCGCGCCGAAAAGTGTCGCTAATGTAATCAATGCGCCAGAAACCTCGCTCAGCTGGGTGCTCAAGGGCGTGCTCGCCGATCCTGATCCCGAGCGAAGTGGCGCCATTCTCGCGCCGCAGGGTCAACCGGAAAAATACTACCGAGTAGGCGATGACCTGCCAGGCAGCGTCCGGCTTGATCAGGTGCTGGCTGACCGGGTCATACTTGCGCGTGATGGCAAGCTTGAAACGCTAAGACTGCAACGTCGCCCGCTGTCCTCCGGTGCGGCGCCTGCAAGGCGCACCGCCGATCTGCCGCAGGTGGATTCCAACGTCACCCTGGCAGCAGACGGTGGGGTGGCGCGGATCGATCGTGAAGCCTGGATGAATGACCCTCAACGCTTCCTCGAAGTGGTGTCGGCCAGCCCGGTGATGGTCGACGGCGCCATGTACGGGCTGGAAGTCAGCCCTGCACGCAATGCCCGCGAATTTGAAGCTGCTGGCCTGCAGGCTGGCGATGTGGTGACTTCAGTCGAAGGCACTCCGATTTCCGAAATCAATGATTACCGCGACATTCTTGAGGGGCTAACTGGCGATAGCGTCAGCCTGACCCTGGAGAGAGGCGGTGAACCCATGACCATAACGATAACGATGGATTGAGACACAATGCCGATGTTGTCCCAGATTGCCCGCTGTACCCTCCCGTTGCTCCTGGGACTCAGTCTTTTGAGTACAGCAGTTCATGCGCAGACTCAGCTTGCCGGGGATCCGGAAGAAGAGCTGGTGCTGAACCTGCGTGATGCCGAGATCAATGGCCTGATCGAGATTGTCAGCCAGGAAACCGGGATCAATTTCATCGTGGACCCGCGCGTTCGTGGTCAGGTCAATGTGGTCTCGGGCACGCCGATCAAGCGGGGCGAGCTGTACGATCTGTTTCTGGGTGTGCTGAAATCCTATGGGTTTGCTGCCGTTGAAGGAGAGCAGGGCACCGTACGCATTTTGCCGGAAGTACAGGCGAAGGAAAACGAGGTGGGTTCGTTGGCTGGCAGTAGCCGCGGTGACGAAGTCATTACCCACGTAATCGGGGTCAAGCACATCAACGCCGGCCAGTTGGTCCGTATTCTGCGCCCGCTGGTGCCCAAGGGCGGCCACCTGGCTGCCGCTGCGGAATCCAATAGCCTGGTCATCGCCGATACCGCCGCCAACGTGCGCCGTATACAAGGTCTGATCGAGCGTATTGATCTGGAGTCCATGGAAGATTTCGAGCTGATCCCTCTGGAGCACGCTTCTGCATTGGACGTGGTGCGCATTGTTGATTCGCTGGATGCACCCGCCGCCGGTGAAGACTTTACCAAGCGCGCGCGAGCGATAGCCGATCAGCGCACCAACACGGTGATTTTGCGTGGTGACCCGTCTAATAGAGGCTCGCTTCGCGACATTATCCGGCAGTTGGATATGCCGGCCAGCGGCGGTGCTACCCAGGTACATTACCTGCGGTACGCCAACGCCGAAGATGTGGCAGAGGTTCTGCGCGGTATAGCCGAAGGCCGTGAGGTCGAAGAAAACATGACCCAGAGCCCGGATGGCGGCACCAGTTCTGGCGGCAGCATGATGGGCAGCCGGCAATCTGCGGTACGTATTCAGGCGCATGAAAGCACCAACTCGGTGGTGATCTTTGGCCCCGCCGAGCTATCCCGCGATATGGCATCCATCATTACCCAGCTGGATATCCGGCGTGCGCAGGTTCTGGTAGAGGCGGTCATCGCTGAGGTGTCTTATGACCGGGCCAAGGAGCTGGGCGTGCAATGGGGTATTGGTAGCGATGCCGGCGTGGGCATTATCAACTTCAATCGCGGTGGTGGCGGTATCCTCAACTTGGCCGCTGCGGGCCAAGGCTTCCTGGATGGCAGTGTAACCACGCCGCCTTCGTTGAGCGACGGTCTTTCCTTTGGCAGTATTGGCAGCATCGGCAGCACTCAGATCGCTTTACTGATCAATGCGCTTCAGGCGGACAGCTCTAGCAACATTCTGTCGACCCCGAGCTTGATGACCCTGGATAACGAGGAGGCAGAAATCGTCGTTGGTCAGAATGTGCCTTTTATTGTGGGTCGATCGGTGGAGTCGTCAGGGCAGGCGTTCGATACCATTCAGCGTGAGGATGTCGGCATCATGCTGAAGATCAAGCCGCAGATTAACGAAGGCAATGCGGTGCGCCTGGAAATCGAACAGGAAGTGTCACAGATCGCCCAGAGCGTCACCGGCGCGGCTGACTTGATTACCAATACTCGGACGCTCAAAACCCACGTCATGGTGGATGACAACGACCTGATCGTTCTCGGTGGGCTCATCGACGACCAGTTGGTCGAAACGCGCGACAAGGTACCTCTTCTGGGTGATATACCTGGGTTGGGTCGGCTCTTTCGCTACGACACCGCGCGCATGGAAAAGCGCAATTTGATGGTCTTCCTGCGTCCGGTAATCATCCGTGACAGTGCGCTGTCCCAGGATGTGACACATTCAAAATATAGCTATATCCGTGATCAGCAGGTGCGTGAGCAGAATCGTGAAGGCGGCCTCCTGGGGCCGGACAGTCGGCCTGTTCTGCCTGACTGGAACTATTTGTTGAGCTTGCCACCGCCGTTCGAGAACGCCTACAGCGGCGCTGTGCCAGCCAGAACCAGCATTCCTGCACCACCACCAGCAGCGCAATAAAAGGGGCGGGGCGATGACCGATAGCGATATAGGCGGCCTTATTCCTGATCAAAGTCCGCAGGCAGAAACCGGTTACCGGTTTGCCCGGCGGTTCGGGGTGGTGCCCGGGCATCTGCAGGATGGTCATCTGGATGTCTACGTGCGTGCCGACTGCGATCCTCAGGCATTACTCGAATTGCGACGCCGGGCGGGTCATCCGTTAAAGCCGCATGTATTGGATGACGATGCATTTGCTGCGCGCCTGCGTGATCGTTACGAGCGCTCGGCGAACGACGCCATGCAGTTTGTGGAAGGTCTCAGCGAGGATGCCGATCTGATGTCGGTAGCCCAATCCCTGTCAGAACCGGAGGACTTGCTGGAGTCGCAGGATGAGGCGCCGATTATCCGCCTGATCAATGCGCTGTTGTCCGAGGCGGTCAAGGAAAACGCTTCGGATATTCACATCGAACCCTTTGAAAATCGCCTGTCGATTCGCCTGCGCGTAGACGGCGTATTGCGCGAGATCCTGGAACCACCGCGCGCCCTGGCGCCGGTGATTGTGTCGCGCATCAAGGTCATGGCCAAGCTCGACATTGCGGAAAAGCGTCTTCCCCAGGATGGCCGGATTGGCTTGAAACTGGTCGGCCGGGCGGTCGATGTGCGGGTATCGACGCTGCCTTCCGGTCATGGTGAGCGGGTGGTATTGCGTCTGCTCGACAAGCAGGCCGGGCGGCTGGAACTGCGTCAACTGGGCATGGGTAAAGACCACTACGAGGCCATGGAGCGGGTGATCGCCCGCCCGCACGGTATCGTGTTGGTTACCGGCCCTACCGGTTCGGGTAAAACCACCACGCTGTACTCGGCCTTGATGCAGCTTAATGACCGCAGTCGCAATATTCTGACGGTGGAGGACCCCATCGAGTACTACCTGGACGGTATCGGCCAGACGCAGATCAATACCAAGGTGGATATGACCTTCGCCCGGGGGCTACGGGCGATTTTGCGCCAGGATCCGGACGTGGTGATGGTCGGCGAAATTCGAGACGTGGAAACCGTCCAGATTGCCATCCAGGCCAGCCTCACCGGCCACTTGGTGTTTTCCACATTGCACACCAATACCGCGGTCGGGGCGATTACCCGTCTGCGCGATATGGGTATCGAGCCTTTTCTGCTGTCATCCACGTTGAACGGGGTCCTGGCCCAACGGCTGGTCCGCACCTTGTGCCCCAGCTGCCGCAAACCTCACCAGGCGTCCGCCAGTGAGTGCCGGCTGATGGGTGTCAGCGAACAGGAAGCACCGACTCTTTACAGCGCCGTGGGCTGTGAAGAATGTAATAACAATGGCTATAAAGGCCGTACCGGCATTTATGAATTGATTGAAGTGGATGACACCTTGCGCGGGTTGATCCACGACGGTGCCAGTGAGCAGGCCATGATTCGCCACGCGCGTTTGGCGCAAACGGGGATTCGGCATGATGGTGTGCGTCGCGTGCTGGCCGGGCAGACTACCCTGGAAGAAGTGCTGCGCGTGACCCGGGAGGACTGACCATGCCCGCCTATGAATACGTCGCGTTGGATAACAGCGGCCGCACCCGCAAAGGCGTAGAGGAGGGCGACTCCTCACGTCAGGTGCGCAGCCGCCTGCGTGACAAAGGCCTGATGCCGATGTCGGTCAGTCAGGTCGCCGAGCGCAAGTCGGTCATGCGCATGCCGGTGCTGCAACAGCGGATCAAACCTTTGGAGCTGGCGTTGGCTACGCGGCAAATGGCAACCCTGGCGCGTGCCGGCATGCCGATAGAAGAAGTACTGGGTACCGTCGCCCGGCAGAGCGAAACGCAGAAGGTCAAATCGACCTTGTCTGCGGTCCGCACGCGGGTGATGGAAGGTTTGCCGCTGGCGCACGCGTTGGGTGAATTCCCCTCGGTTTTCCCGGCGATCTACCGTACTACACTGGCGGCAGGCGAGCAGGCCGGGCGCCTGGATCTGGTGCTGGAGCGGCTGGCGGATAACGTTGAGGCGCAGAATGCGATGCGTCAGAAGATCCAGCTGGCAATGTTCTATCCGGCGATTCTGACGGTGATCGCGTTGTTGGTCACGGTGGCGCTGCTGACCTACGTGGTACCTGAGGTAGTACAAGTGTTCGCCGGCATGAATCAGCAGTTGCCGTGGCTGACCCGGGCCCTGATCGCCACCAGCGACGCCTTGCGTTCCTGGGGACTATTGATGCTTGCTGCGCTGGTCGGCGGCATATTTGCGTTCAAGCAGATGCTGAAAAAGCCCAGCTTTCGCTATAAATGGGATGCCTGGCTATTGCGCGTGCCGCTATTGGGGCGGCTGATCCGCGGGCTGAATACCGCCCGCTTTGCGCGTACGCTGAATATTCTCGCTGGCAGTGGCGTACCGTTACTGGATGCCTTGAACATGAGTGCCAGCGTCATGACCAACGTACCCATGCGCGACGCGGTGACGGATGCAGCCAAGCGCGTGCGCGAAGGCTCGGGGGTGGGGCACGCGCTGGAGCGCAGTGGCTATTTTCCGCCAATGACATTAAGCCTGATCAAGAGCGGTGAGAGCAGCGGTACGCTTGATCACATGCTTGAACGGGCTGCTGAAACGCAGGAGCGGGAGCTGGAAGCGCGCATCGCGATCGTGATGGGCGTTTTCGAGCCGCTGCTGATCCTGGCAATGGGGGGCGTGGTACTGATTATCGTACTGGCCATCCTGCTGCCCATCTTTGAACTCAATCAACTGGTTAACTGATCATGCTCAAGACAACACAACAGCCAGCCGGCAGACAGCGCGGCTTTACTCTGATCGAAGTGATGGTAGTCGTGGTGATTCTCGGGATTCTCGCTGCGGTGGTGGTGCCGCGAGTAATGGATCGCCCTGACCAGGCACGGATAACCAAGGTACAGAATGATGTGCGGGCGCTGGAAAGCGCGCTGAACCTCTACCGGCTGGATAACTTCAATTACCCGACTACCGAACAGGGATTGTTTGCGCTGGTTGAAATCCCGACCAGTGGTGATGTACCGCGTAACTACCGTTCTGGTGGCTATATAGACCGGCTGCAGAAGGATCCATGGGGTCAGGAGTATCAATATCTACGCCCAGGCCGTGATGGCCGGGAGTATGACCTTTACAGCTTGGGCGCCGATGGCCGTCCCGGTGGTGAAGAAGCCAATGCGGATATTGGTAACTGGAATGTGGATCAGGAAGAGAGTCGCTGAGCATGCAACCCGCCACTCAGCATCACTCATTACAGTCAGGCTTTACCCTGATGGAGCTTCTGGTGGTGTTGGTATTGGTGGGTATTGTTGCCAGCCTGGCAACGCTGTCTATTGGCGATGGTGCCGAGCGACAGTTGCGCACTGAAACGCAGCGCCTGGCCGGGGTACTGCGCTTGGCGCGCGATGAGCTGTTGATTACCGGTAGCGCCGAACGCGCGCTGGGATTGCGCCGCGACAGTTATAGCTTTCTCGAGCTGATGATTCTGGATGATGCTACCCGGGAATGGCAACCGCTGGTTGACCAGCAACTGGGCCCTTGGCAGTTGGAGCCTGGCGTGATTGAGCTGGAGTATGAACAGGAAGGCGAGCGCCAGCCGCTGCCACAGGCAAGCGGCTGGGAGCCGAATATACGCTTGGGCAATACCGGTGAGATGACCCCGTCGCTGATTACCTTGCGGGTGCCGGGTAAACCCTTCGAGCGGCATATTCAGATCAGCATGGAAGGCACGATCGAGGTGTTAGATGCGCTCCCGGAATAAGGGCTTCACGCTGCTGGAAGTGCTGGTCGCCATGACCATTCTGGCGGTGGCGCTGGCGGCATTGATCAAAGGCGGCTCTGACCATTCGCGCAATACGCTGTATTTGCAGGAGCGTACCCTGGCCCACTGGACTGGGCAAAATGTGCTGGCCGAATACGAATCGGGAATGCGACCGGTCAGCGAAGGTGACCGCACTGGCGAGGCCACCATGGGGCCGTTCCGCTACGGTTACAACGTCGAGATTTCTGACTACGTGCCGGAAGCGCCGATTGCGCTACCGCCGGTCAAGCGTATCGATGTGAGGCTCTGGTTGTTCGATCAGGGCGAGCAGGAACAGCGCGCATCGGTCAGCGGATTCGTGCTGCCATGAGGAATTTTCATAGCCGGGCCAGGGGTTTCACCCTGTTGGAAATGCTCGTGGCGATGGCGGTTTTTGCGGTGATGAGCGTGGTTGCTTACGGCGGTTTACGCGCGGTACTGAGTGCGGATCAGGTGACTCAGGAGCACGCACGCCGCCTGGCCGATCTGCAGGTCACGCTCAGCGTACTGGAGCGCGACCTGGCTCAGATAGTGGATATTTCAGTGCGTGACGAATTTGGGGACCGCATGCCGCCACTGCGTTTGCGCGCTGGCGGTGACAGCAAGCTGCTGGAGATCGTGCGCGCCGGAGCGGGCGGCGATCAGCGTCTGCGCAGAACCGCTTGGCTGATCAACGATCGCGGGCTGGAGCGGCAGTTATGGCCAGGCGTTGATATAGCCGATGCGGAAAGCGCACGGGTACAGCCTTTCGGTTTTTTGGTCGAGGAGGATGAGCTGCTTGGCATGCAGACTGGTTTCGCCTTGGTGGTGCGCACTCCCAGCGGACTTGAGAGGCTCGACGCCTGGCCCCCGGCCGATAGCGATCCCTCGGCCAGCCAACTGCCGTTGGCCGTGGAGGTGGTGTTGGACATACCCGGTTATGGCGAAATACGCCGGCTGATGGCAGTCGGCTTGTGAAGTCGATGCAGCGGCAGCAAGGAGTGGCCCTGGTCACCGCCCTGTTGGTGGTGGCGCTGGCGGTTGCGGCCGCGGTGGCGATGGCCATGCGCAGCCAGACCGATATACGTCGTACCAGCGCGGTGTTTGAGCGTGACCTTTCCAGACAGATTGCTTTGGGAGGGGAAAAAATGATCCTGCAGTTGCTCGAGCGGGTCGAAGGGCCGGACGAGCTACTCTGGGACACCTGTCGGTCGCCTAGCCTGCCCTTCAGCGTTGACGGCGTGGAAATTCAGGCCACGGTCGAGAACATGCAATGTCGCTATAACCTCAATGCGCTGGCCGGCGCCGACGAAACCGAGCAAGGCTATTTTGCGCAACTGGTGGATAGGGTGGGCACGGAGTCGGGCGTGAGTATGCCCTCGGGTGCGCAATTGGCGCTGGCGGTCAGTGACTGGATGAATCCGGAGACCGATGACCCCACGTACAGGCTTGAAGATCCGCCGCGTTTGTCCGGCAACCGTCCGATGCTGGTGGCCTCGGAACTTAACTCGGTGGTCGGCATGACCAGCGAGGCCTGGGCGGCATTGGCTCCCTACGTCACCGCTTATCCCGGGCAGGAGAGCCCGATTGACCTGGAGCGTAGCTCGGAGCTGATGCAGGAGGTTTTCCGCGGGCGTGCGGCGCCAGGCGATGCGCCCTGGTTTATGCGCCTTGAGCTGGTGGCCGAATTTGGCGAACGGCGCTTTTTCCAGTGCTCAATGCTGGATGCGCCCAATGGGGTGGTAGTACTGCGAGAACAAACGGCCTGCGAGCCCTGATAATAACGGACAGAATTATGCTGATAGTGCTATTGCCAGAAAATCCGCCGCTGCCAGATGGGGGCGCTATTGCACTCGCGTGGTGGCAACTGGACCGCGAGGGGCAACTGCTCGGAGAAGGTCAGGATACGCTGGCTGACCTGCGCTCGCGCTTCGCCGGCGAGCGCCTGCGTGCGCTGGCACCGGCCATGGCAGTCGGGCTCTATCGTCTGGATATGCCGGTCAAGCGTGCGGCATCCATTCGGGCTGCGCTGCCGTACGCATTGGAAGATCAGCTCAGTCAGGACCTTGAGCTGCTGCACTGCGTCCCAGGACCCCGACGTCAGGACGGCCAAATCGCCGCAGCCGTCGTCGAGCAGGAGCATATGTATGCGTGGCAGGCATTGTTCCAGGAACATGCCTGGCGTCTGGAAGCCATACTGCCACTGGCCGCCCTGCATACTGAAGATGCTCCGGAAGCGGGCTTGCTGGTCACGCCGTCGCTTTGGCCGTCTTCTGCGCCGCAGGCGCTAATAACAGCAGCAGATCAAGAGCCTGCGCTGATAGAGGAAGGCATGCTGACGCTGTGGCTGCGCCGTCGCCTTGCCGAGCTGCCAGAGGAGCAGCGTCAGCTGCAATTGGCCGGCTATGAACCCGCAGCATTGGGGCTTGATGACGTCAAACACCTGACCGTCATTCCGGCACCTGCCGCTATTGATCTAACACAGGTGCTACGCAGGGCGACCGGACCGAATCCATCGTTGAATCTGCTCAGCGGTGCTTACACGGTAAGCATGGCCACGCCGCCTTGGCGCAAAGCACGCTCTGCGATGATTGCGGTGGGCGTGCTCCTGGCGGTGCTGCTGCTGCAGTTTGCTTTGGAGTGGGTAACACTGTCGCGCGAGCGTGATCGTCTGGTCGAATCAATCAATAGCGTGTTTGAAACCAGTTTGCCGAACAGTCGGCGTGTGGATGCACCTGAGCAATTCCGCCAGGTGATGCGTGGTAGTGGCGCTGAAGCGGGTGGGCAAAGCAGTGGGGCGATATTGTATGAAGTGTTGGCGGTGATCAATGAAAGTAAAGGCGCGCGGATACGACAGTTCCGCTCTACCCCGGATGAACTTGAGGTCGAGCTGCAGATGAACTCCTTTGCCGACCTTGAATCGTTGCGCACCTCATTGGCGACCAAGCCAGGGCTCAGCGAATCGCTGCAAGGAGCGGATTCGGTGGATGAGGGCGTCACCGCGCGACTTAAAGTAACAAGGAGGGAATTATGAACGCCTGGTGGGCAGGCTTGGCTCCGCGGGAGCGGGTCATTCTGATTGCCGGCATGATGGTGTTGGCAGGGCTACTGATCTGGCTGGCCATTGTTGAGCCCTTGGCGGACGGTCGTAGCTCCTTGCGTGGAGAGGTCGCCGCATTAAGTGCAGATCATGATTGGATGCAGCAGGTCGCTGCTGAAGTGCGCCGCAGGGCCTCTTCGCAGGCTGGCGCTGGCGCCATTGGGGCAGGCAACGGCTCGGTGTTGACGCTGGTCGAAGTGTCCGCCAACGCATCCGGCATGCGCAGTGCGATGACGCGCGTTCAGCCTGAAGGGCAGGGCGCTCGTCTGTGGTTTGACAGCGTGTCCTTCGATGCACTGGTGAGCTGGTTGGCCGAGCTGGAGACCCGGCAGAATTTGCGTATCAGTCAGTTGGCTGTGGATGCAGGGGAAGCGCCGGGGTTGGTTTCGGCACGCGTTCTGGTGGAGCCGCGCTGATGAAAAAGGTGTTGAGTATCAAAGTTATAGTCCTGCTGGTGCTGCTGTATCTGGGCAGCCTAATCTGGAATCTGCCCGCTTCATTTGTCTGGAGCAGGGTACAGAATCAACTGCCGGCACAGGTCACGTTGCACGGTCTGACTGGCACGTTATGGTCTGGCCGCGTCAGCCGGATGCAGGTTGAGGGCGTAGATCAGGGCGCACTGAGTTGGGACTGGCAGGCTGCAGGCTTGCTCGGTGGCAAGGTCAGCCTGGATCTATTCTGGCAGCCGCGCAACGGTCATGTGACCGCGCGACTGGATGCCGGATTAAATTCCCTGCAATTGAAAAATGTCGTTGGGCGCCTAGACGCCGCGAGTATGGCCGCTGTTAACAAGGCGCCTTTTGTACTGGCCGGGCAGTGGCTGCTGGACGTGCCGCTGCTGGAGCTCAATGAGCTGCAATATGTAGGGGAGGCCGAAGGTCAACTGACCTGGGAGAACGCCGCTGGGGGCTTGCCCACGGCTCTCCCCTTAGGTCACCTGAGTGCCGATTTAAGCGGAGATGAGGGCTGGCTGGTGTTCAAGCTGGCCGATCAAGGCGGACCGCTGGGACTGCGCGGCGATGCCCGTTGGCGCCCAGGTCAGGCGCTGGCCTTGAATACGCAGATGCAGGCCCGTGCAGACGCTGACGCCGCGCTGGTGGGTGGGCTTAGCCTGCTTGGCCGACCCGATGCGCAGGGTTGGGTCAAATGGCGGGCGAAGCTGCAATGACAATTTTCTTTACACTCGATTTGGAGCGTCAACCTATGCGGGTCATCCTGCTCATCATGCTGGCGGTAGGCATTGCTGGCTGTGCGACCAGCGGAAATAACGCGCGAATGGATACGGTGGACAATGTCGCACTGGTGGATGCGCGCGCCAAGCTTGGGCTTGGCCGTTGTGATCTGGAATTGGCCAACGACATTCTCGCCCTTGGTTATCCAGGCCTGGAGCAAGAAGCTGCTTATACCTGCTTGGAGCAAGGCCAGGTGCAGGCGGTGGAGCGGCTACTGACTGACTTTCAAACACGACATCCAGAGGCAGCCAACCTGGACTATTCAGCTTACCTGCTGGCGCTGGCCCAGTTCATCCGTTTCGAACTGGCTGAAGGAGACGACCAGGCCCGGCTGACCACAGGCCGACGGGCGCACGATGGGCTGGTGGCATTTGTCCGTCAGTATCCGGAATCGGCCTATCGTCAGGAGGTCGCCCCTCGGCTCGAGGCGCTGCATGAGG
This genomic stretch from Halopseudomonas pelagia harbors:
- the gspG gene encoding type II secretion system major pseudopilin GspG, encoding MLKTTQQPAGRQRGFTLIEVMVVVVILGILAAVVVPRVMDRPDQARITKVQNDVRALESALNLYRLDNFNYPTTEQGLFALVEIPTSGDVPRNYRSGGYIDRLQKDPWGQEYQYLRPGRDGREYDLYSLGADGRPGGEEANADIGNWNVDQEESR
- a CDS encoding alpha/beta hydrolase, with the protein product MNALKRTAYLGVAISAIVLSGCFGGGGGGSDDDDQASTPVPIEEKTQAQRIADGDFTIAQADITANFEPIDGVTQFADVLDGAIYRIEVPDDWNGTLIMWAHGFRGDEPERLRVDNHPLREYLLAQGYAWAASSYSANFYDVRAGLVDTNKLALAFGEITGLSEPSRYLISGFSMGGHVAGAAVERENKLALAQVDLDVNYQGSLPMCGVMGDTTLFDYFGAYGIALLQFGGQDLSQYPITPAEAEEKLAAARDALWVNYENDPGVTGLRRTQTGELTPEADRFYKTLQNLTGGVRPIYQFSFGGFQSLLQGFVGSDGTVDKILDDNVVDTTYIRYRFESQQPGPNMPGDPDVTNLTPTEIGFNNTIAQSTPDNNANPARDDGPPSIPRINGDFDVPVLTLHGLGDLFVPFNMEQIYRERAIAFGNDDLLVQRAIRDTGHCTFAPAELVEAFDAWISWVDEFALVPNATPPAGDEILDPDAVAADNYGCQFTRANRLEGLRETQPDLVASNDCPTPQ
- a CDS encoding type II secretion system protein N yields the protein MRLITLVLVAVVVILLGRLTWMIIEPSSILPAADGSRLDPVASGPASAAMRGYDDVAALSVFGAAPKSVANVINAPETSLSWVLKGVLADPDPERSGAILAPQGQPEKYYRVGDDLPGSVRLDQVLADRVILARDGKLETLRLQRRPLSSGAAPARRTADLPQVDSNVTLAADGGVARIDREAWMNDPQRFLEVVSASPVMVDGAMYGLEVSPARNAREFEAAGLQAGDVVTSVEGTPISEINDYRDILEGLTGDSVSLTLERGGEPMTITITMD
- the gspD gene encoding type II secretion system secretin GspD: MSTAVHAQTQLAGDPEEELVLNLRDAEINGLIEIVSQETGINFIVDPRVRGQVNVVSGTPIKRGELYDLFLGVLKSYGFAAVEGEQGTVRILPEVQAKENEVGSLAGSSRGDEVITHVIGVKHINAGQLVRILRPLVPKGGHLAAAAESNSLVIADTAANVRRIQGLIERIDLESMEDFELIPLEHASALDVVRIVDSLDAPAAGEDFTKRARAIADQRTNTVILRGDPSNRGSLRDIIRQLDMPASGGATQVHYLRYANAEDVAEVLRGIAEGREVEENMTQSPDGGTSSGGSMMGSRQSAVRIQAHESTNSVVIFGPAELSRDMASIITQLDIRRAQVLVEAVIAEVSYDRAKELGVQWGIGSDAGVGIINFNRGGGGILNLAAAGQGFLDGSVTTPPSLSDGLSFGSIGSIGSTQIALLINALQADSSSNILSTPSLMTLDNEEAEIVVGQNVPFIVGRSVESSGQAFDTIQREDVGIMLKIKPQINEGNAVRLEIEQEVSQIAQSVTGAADLITNTRTLKTHVMVDDNDLIVLGGLIDDQLVETRDKVPLLGDIPGLGRLFRYDTARMEKRNLMVFLRPVIIRDSALSQDVTHSKYSYIRDQQVREQNREGGLLGPDSRPVLPDWNYLLSLPPPFENAYSGAVPARTSIPAPPPAAQ
- the gspF gene encoding type II secretion system inner membrane protein GspF, with translation MPAYEYVALDNSGRTRKGVEEGDSSRQVRSRLRDKGLMPMSVSQVAERKSVMRMPVLQQRIKPLELALATRQMATLARAGMPIEEVLGTVARQSETQKVKSTLSAVRTRVMEGLPLAHALGEFPSVFPAIYRTTLAAGEQAGRLDLVLERLADNVEAQNAMRQKIQLAMFYPAILTVIALLVTVALLTYVVPEVVQVFAGMNQQLPWLTRALIATSDALRSWGLLMLAALVGGIFAFKQMLKKPSFRYKWDAWLLRVPLLGRLIRGLNTARFARTLNILAGSGVPLLDALNMSASVMTNVPMRDAVTDAAKRVREGSGVGHALERSGYFPPMTLSLIKSGESSGTLDHMLERAAETQERELEARIAIVMGVFEPLLILAMGGVVLIIVLAILLPIFELNQLVN
- a CDS encoding prepilin-type N-terminal cleavage/methylation domain-containing protein, which encodes MQPATQHHSLQSGFTLMELLVVLVLVGIVASLATLSIGDGAERQLRTETQRLAGVLRLARDELLITGSAERALGLRRDSYSFLELMILDDATREWQPLVDQQLGPWQLEPGVIELEYEQEGERQPLPQASGWEPNIRLGNTGEMTPSLITLRVPGKPFERHIQISMEGTIEVLDALPE
- the gspE gene encoding type II secretion system ATPase GspE, which translates into the protein MTDSDIGGLIPDQSPQAETGYRFARRFGVVPGHLQDGHLDVYVRADCDPQALLELRRRAGHPLKPHVLDDDAFAARLRDRYERSANDAMQFVEGLSEDADLMSVAQSLSEPEDLLESQDEAPIIRLINALLSEAVKENASDIHIEPFENRLSIRLRVDGVLREILEPPRALAPVIVSRIKVMAKLDIAEKRLPQDGRIGLKLVGRAVDVRVSTLPSGHGERVVLRLLDKQAGRLELRQLGMGKDHYEAMERVIARPHGIVLVTGPTGSGKTTTLYSALMQLNDRSRNILTVEDPIEYYLDGIGQTQINTKVDMTFARGLRAILRQDPDVVMVGEIRDVETVQIAIQASLTGHLVFSTLHTNTAVGAITRLRDMGIEPFLLSSTLNGVLAQRLVRTLCPSCRKPHQASASECRLMGVSEQEAPTLYSAVGCEECNNNGYKGRTGIYELIEVDDTLRGLIHDGASEQAMIRHARLAQTGIRHDGVRRVLAGQTTLEEVLRVTRED